In Carya illinoinensis cultivar Pawnee chromosome 16, C.illinoinensisPawnee_v1, whole genome shotgun sequence, a single window of DNA contains:
- the LOC122299192 gene encoding PHD finger protein At1g33420 isoform X1: MVVTGRPLKRMKRRVTADLHDFLTFPSSSSSSSSSVDCKDGLSGGPFRTRVREFLARNALHPPPSSLFPHLMTWQMLFRVGDQTDGPDSLPSVVCLDVVEEDVTRSRSLYCDQCRVVGWSGHPVCAKRFHFIIKADGSSIGGYHKPCMCCGDVLHLSESKCKSCNHVTSTDDVEDWVFNQLENTTHLLHGVVHSNGYGHLLRVNGREGGSRVLSGCHIMDFWDRLCKLLGVRKVSVMDVSKKYGLEYRLLHAITKGGPWYGEWGYEFGAGSFALTFDAYKMAVESLSSLPLSILLSQGQEPCTRLQDMISHYQSFAKCELVNIRDLFCFLMSLIHDAHKSSSGVDDIACKKSRACTSAVLWSFAGSDIERVEEAMFRVLRAVSGSNWVSCRALRGAVCKVGPPELLDYCLGKLGGKFAADGIVVKARCNPESGALEYRLEPVCGSMGEMTGCNDPSISNCRSEENLLQDLRFLYESLLHLQNMVGNGHEATRGLASGAAEKLLDCKHFVKDYLVEKMSPMTNPSVTCLSCQVELIDDSDKHAVNPPPELIILPPNATVSDFKLQASKAFQDVYLMFRRFQAEDLVGYANVDDTNLVKVLLGSAKSVRVRGRCPGKNGLSRFRMERGVERWTVDCSCGAKDDDGERMLACDVCGVWQHTRCSGIDDSDSVPAMFVCQRCRSSNRNTKAGGHCKDETVTDVGSSSCFGNCLTTPFDVR; encoded by the exons ATGGTCGTGACCGGTAGGCCCCTGAAGCGGATGAAGAGGCGCGTGACCGCCGATCTCCACGATTTCCTGACgtttccttcttcttcatcgTCATCTTCGTCGTCCGTAGATTGCAAGGACGGTTTATCCGGCGGGCCGTTCCGGACGCGCGTGAGGGAGTTCCTTGCAAGGAACGCGCTGCACCCGCCTCCGTCGTCGCTCTTTCCCCACCTGATGACGTGGCAGATGCTGTTCCGGGTGGGGGATCAGACTGATGGCCCAGATTCGTTACCGTCGGTGGTTTGCCTCGACGTCGTCGAAGAGGACGTGACCAGATCTAGATCTCTATACTGCGACCAGTGCCGAGTTGTTG GCTGGAGTGGCCATCCTGTATGTGCGAAGCgttttcatttcattataaaGGCTGATGGTAGCTCCATTGGTGGGTATCACAAGCCATGCATGTGCTGTGGAGATGTCTTGCACTTGTCTGAATCCAA GTGCAAATCATGCAACCATGTGACGAGTACAGATGACGTGGAGGATTGGGTGTTTAACCAGTTAGAGAACACAACTCATCTTCTGCATGGTGTTGTCCATTCAAATGGTTATGGGCACCTTCTTAGAGTTAATGGTAGGGAAGGAGGATCAAGGGTTCTTTCTGGATGTCATATCATGGACTTCTGGGATCGCCTTTGCAAACTGCTTGGGGTCAG AAAAGTGAGTGTGATGGACGTGTCGAAGAAGTATGGGTTAGAGTACCGGCTGCTTCATGCCATCACCAAAGGCGGTCCTTGGTATGGTGAGTGGGGTTATGAATTTGGGGCTGGTAGCTTTGCTCTCACTTTTGATGCGTATAAAATGGCTGTTGAGTCCCTCTCCAGCCTGCCATTATCCATCCTTCTCTCCCAAGGACAGGAACCTTGCACTCGCCTGCAGGACATGATCTCGCATTACCAGTCCTTTGCAAAATGTGAACTTGTTAATATAAGagatctcttttgttttttgatgaGTTTAATCCATGATGCCCACAAGTCTTCATCCGGGGTGGATGATATCGCTTGCAAGAAGAGCCGTGCTTGCACTTCTGCAGTCTTGTGGTCGTTTGCTGGGAGTGACATTGAGCGAGTGGAAGAAGCCATGTTCAGAGTCCTTCGCGCAGTTTCTGGTTCTAATTGGGTTAGTTGTCGTGCTCTTAGAGGTGCTGTTTGCAAGGTGGGTCCCCCAGAGCTCCTTGATTATTGTCTTGGGAAACTTGGAGGGAAATTTGCAGCAGATGGGATAGTTGTTAAAGCCCGATGCAATCCTGAATCAGGTGCTCTTGAATACAG GCTCGAGCCTGTATGCGGTTCCATGGGTGAAATGACTGGCTGCAATGATCCTTCCATCTCTAATTGTCGATCTGAAGAGAACCTTCTGCAGGATCTCAGATTCCTGTATGAATCCTTGCTCCATCTCCAAAATATGGTAGGAAATGGACACGAGGCAACAAGGGGCCTTGCTAGTGGTGCGGCTGAGAAGCTTCTTGACTGCAAGCATTTTGTGAAAGACTACTTGGTTGAAAAGATGTCACCGATGACAAACCCATCGGTAACGTGCCTGTCATGTCAGGTGGAGCTCATAGATGACTCTGATAAGCATGCCGTAAACCCACCACCTGAATTGATTATCTTGCCTCCAAATGCCACTGTGTCAGACTTCAAGCTCCAAGCATCGAAAGCTTTTCAAGATGTGTATCTGATGTTCAGAAGATTTCAAGCCGAAGATTTAGTTGGTTATGCCAATGTGGATGATACAAACCTGGTCAAGGTCTTGTTAGGGTCAGCCAAATCAGTTCGGGTGCGAGGGAGATGCCCGGGGAAAAATGGACTGAGTAGGTTTAGAATGGAGAGGGGGGTTGAGCGGTGGACGGTAGATTGTAGCTGTGGGGCCAAGGATGATGATGGGGAGAGAATGTTGGCTTGCGATGTTTGTGGCGTGTGGCAACACACCAGGTGTTCCGGTATTGATGACTCTGACTCGGTTCCTGCAATGTTTGTCTGTCAAAGATGCAGGAGTTCCAACAGAAATACCAAAGCCGGTGGACACTGCAAGGATGAGACAGTTACCGATGTTGGTAGTAGCAGCTGCTTTGGAAATTGCTTGACAACACCTTTTGATGTTCGCTGA
- the LOC122299192 gene encoding PHD finger protein At1g33420 isoform X2 — translation MHESWSGHPVCAKRFHFIIKADGSSIGGYHKPCMCCGDVLHLSESKCKSCNHVTSTDDVEDWVFNQLENTTHLLHGVVHSNGYGHLLRVNGREGGSRVLSGCHIMDFWDRLCKLLGVRKVSVMDVSKKYGLEYRLLHAITKGGPWYGEWGYEFGAGSFALTFDAYKMAVESLSSLPLSILLSQGQEPCTRLQDMISHYQSFAKCELVNIRDLFCFLMSLIHDAHKSSSGVDDIACKKSRACTSAVLWSFAGSDIERVEEAMFRVLRAVSGSNWVSCRALRGAVCKVGPPELLDYCLGKLGGKFAADGIVVKARCNPESGALEYRLEPVCGSMGEMTGCNDPSISNCRSEENLLQDLRFLYESLLHLQNMVGNGHEATRGLASGAAEKLLDCKHFVKDYLVEKMSPMTNPSVTCLSCQVELIDDSDKHAVNPPPELIILPPNATVSDFKLQASKAFQDVYLMFRRFQAEDLVGYANVDDTNLVKVLLGSAKSVRVRGRCPGKNGLSRFRMERGVERWTVDCSCGAKDDDGERMLACDVCGVWQHTRCSGIDDSDSVPAMFVCQRCRSSNRNTKAGGHCKDETVTDVGSSSCFGNCLTTPFDVR, via the exons ATGCACGAGA GCTGGAGTGGCCATCCTGTATGTGCGAAGCgttttcatttcattataaaGGCTGATGGTAGCTCCATTGGTGGGTATCACAAGCCATGCATGTGCTGTGGAGATGTCTTGCACTTGTCTGAATCCAA GTGCAAATCATGCAACCATGTGACGAGTACAGATGACGTGGAGGATTGGGTGTTTAACCAGTTAGAGAACACAACTCATCTTCTGCATGGTGTTGTCCATTCAAATGGTTATGGGCACCTTCTTAGAGTTAATGGTAGGGAAGGAGGATCAAGGGTTCTTTCTGGATGTCATATCATGGACTTCTGGGATCGCCTTTGCAAACTGCTTGGGGTCAG AAAAGTGAGTGTGATGGACGTGTCGAAGAAGTATGGGTTAGAGTACCGGCTGCTTCATGCCATCACCAAAGGCGGTCCTTGGTATGGTGAGTGGGGTTATGAATTTGGGGCTGGTAGCTTTGCTCTCACTTTTGATGCGTATAAAATGGCTGTTGAGTCCCTCTCCAGCCTGCCATTATCCATCCTTCTCTCCCAAGGACAGGAACCTTGCACTCGCCTGCAGGACATGATCTCGCATTACCAGTCCTTTGCAAAATGTGAACTTGTTAATATAAGagatctcttttgttttttgatgaGTTTAATCCATGATGCCCACAAGTCTTCATCCGGGGTGGATGATATCGCTTGCAAGAAGAGCCGTGCTTGCACTTCTGCAGTCTTGTGGTCGTTTGCTGGGAGTGACATTGAGCGAGTGGAAGAAGCCATGTTCAGAGTCCTTCGCGCAGTTTCTGGTTCTAATTGGGTTAGTTGTCGTGCTCTTAGAGGTGCTGTTTGCAAGGTGGGTCCCCCAGAGCTCCTTGATTATTGTCTTGGGAAACTTGGAGGGAAATTTGCAGCAGATGGGATAGTTGTTAAAGCCCGATGCAATCCTGAATCAGGTGCTCTTGAATACAG GCTCGAGCCTGTATGCGGTTCCATGGGTGAAATGACTGGCTGCAATGATCCTTCCATCTCTAATTGTCGATCTGAAGAGAACCTTCTGCAGGATCTCAGATTCCTGTATGAATCCTTGCTCCATCTCCAAAATATGGTAGGAAATGGACACGAGGCAACAAGGGGCCTTGCTAGTGGTGCGGCTGAGAAGCTTCTTGACTGCAAGCATTTTGTGAAAGACTACTTGGTTGAAAAGATGTCACCGATGACAAACCCATCGGTAACGTGCCTGTCATGTCAGGTGGAGCTCATAGATGACTCTGATAAGCATGCCGTAAACCCACCACCTGAATTGATTATCTTGCCTCCAAATGCCACTGTGTCAGACTTCAAGCTCCAAGCATCGAAAGCTTTTCAAGATGTGTATCTGATGTTCAGAAGATTTCAAGCCGAAGATTTAGTTGGTTATGCCAATGTGGATGATACAAACCTGGTCAAGGTCTTGTTAGGGTCAGCCAAATCAGTTCGGGTGCGAGGGAGATGCCCGGGGAAAAATGGACTGAGTAGGTTTAGAATGGAGAGGGGGGTTGAGCGGTGGACGGTAGATTGTAGCTGTGGGGCCAAGGATGATGATGGGGAGAGAATGTTGGCTTGCGATGTTTGTGGCGTGTGGCAACACACCAGGTGTTCCGGTATTGATGACTCTGACTCGGTTCCTGCAATGTTTGTCTGTCAAAGATGCAGGAGTTCCAACAGAAATACCAAAGCCGGTGGACACTGCAAGGATGAGACAGTTACCGATGTTGGTAGTAGCAGCTGCTTTGGAAATTGCTTGACAACACCTTTTGATGTTCGCTGA
- the LOC122299828 gene encoding protein FAR1-RELATED SEQUENCE 5-like encodes MEHPTPISTSSATSLVVGSNPDNKTDGGKSEQPSGSSSGEKSQNVQVGDDDSIEEPKTGMEFNSFEELLSYYKEYGKKCGFGVMTKRTEREEDNSVRYVTLSCARGGKARNRTLNIAKPRPTGKTECKAKINALRQDGVLRLTTVHNIHNHGLSPKKSRFFRCNREVSDAVKRVLDTNDQAGIRANKSYGSLVVGAGGFENLPFLEKDCRNYIDKARHLRLGAGGAGALRQYFLLMQYKNPGFFYMMDIDDDGRLKNVFWADPRSIAAYQYFGDVVTFDTTYLTNRYGMPFAPFVGVNHHGQSILLGAGLISSEDIETFAWLFETWLQCMDGNAPKAIITDQDRAMKNAIAIVFPNTRHRFCLWHILKKVPEKLGSYGSYKTRMKNALMKCVYDSQQPDEFEKCWDELLTTYNLHENAWLHSLYVERQHWVPAFLKACFWAGMSTTQRSESMNAFFDGYVHSRTNLKEFVDQFDNALKKKIENENLADFQSFNVTIPCISRSSIEKRFQELYTIAKFKEVQQQVNGIIDLNPKLHNSVGAVKTYMVDDEVCLEDFTKLVKYFVDFSEIDAVATCSCRLFEMRGILCRHILAVFRCNDIKYLPEMYILDRWRKDIKRRYTLLKSSYDEGEQRPDSNRYSSLLSTCYQMITHAAGSSKHTEDARAKLLAMIELYRANEEPPSMTQVGSNVDSTANATTVGGAGEVHSPRVVKGKGRPPSLRRASRMEIEIRKAKAKTKKSPAKGKCKDVHIYTY; translated from the coding sequence ATGGAACATCCAACTCCTATCAGCACAAGCTCTGCCACGAGCTTAGTAGTTGGTTCAAATCCGGATAATAAAACTGATGGGGGGAAATCTGAACAGCCTTCTGGATCTAGTAGTGGTGAGAAATCTCAGAATGTCCAAGTGGGAGATGATGATTCGATTGAGGAGCCAAAAACGGGAATGGAGTTTAATTCCTTTGAAGAGCTATTAAGTTATTATAAGGAATATGGTAAAAAATGCGGCTTTGGTGTGATGACAAAACGGACTgagagggaagaagataactCTGTTAGATACGTCACTCTTTCGTGTGCCCGTGGTGGGAAGGCTCGGAATAGGACATTGAATATTGCTAAACCACGTCCGACAGGAAAGACGGAATGTAAGGCAAAGATTAATGCCTTAAGGCAAGATGGAGTGCTTCGGTTGACGACAGTACATAATATCCATAACCATGGCCTCAGTCCAAAGAAATCCCGCTTCTTTCGGTGTAATAGAGAAGTAAGTGATGCCGTAAAAAGGGTCCTAGATACAAATGATCAGGCTGGCATCCGAGCGAATAAGAGTTACGGATCTCTCGTTGTTGGCGCGGGTGGATTCGAGAATCTCccatttttggaaaaggattgtCGTAATTATATAGACAAGGCAAGACATCTACGACTTGGCGCCGGTGGTGCTGGAGCGCTCCGACAGTATTTTTTGCTGATGCAATACAAAAATCCTGGGTTCTTTTATATGATGGATATAGATGATGACGGGAGGTTAAAGAACGTCTTTTGGGCAGATCCCCGTAGTATAGCAGCGTAccaatattttggtgatgtggtcACATTTGACACCACATACCTAACGAATCGATATGGGATGccttttgcaccatttgttggtgtaaaccaccatggacAATCAATTTTGTTGGGAGCAGGGTTGATTTCTAGCGAGGATATCGAGACTTTTGCGTGGTTATTCGAGACATGGTTGCAATGCATGGATGGTAACGCTCCGAAGGCTATTATCACTGATCAGGATAGAGCGATGAAAAATGCAATCGCAATTGTCTTTCCAAATACCCGGCATCGTTTTTGTCTTTGGCATATACTGAAGAAAGTTCCAGAAAAGCTTGGTTCATATGGTTCGTACAAAACGAGAATGAAAAATGCAttgatgaaatgtgtatatGACAGCCAACAGCCAGATGAGTTTGAGAAATGTTGGGATGAGTTGCTTACCACTTACAACTTGCATGAGAATGCGTGGTTGCATAGCCTATACGTTGAGCGTCAACATTGGGTGCCGGCTTTTTTGAAGGCATGTTtctgggctggaatgagtaccACGCAGCGAAGCGAGAGTATGAATGCATTCTTTGACGGTTATGTACATTCTAGGACAAACTTAAAGGAGTTTGTCGACCAATTTGATAACGCATTGAAgaaaaagattgagaatgaaaatctcGCGGACTTTCAGTCATTTAATGTCACTATCCCCTGCATATCTAGATCTTCGATTGAAAAGAGGTTCCAAGAGTTGTACACGATTGCTAAGTTCAAAGAAGTTCAACAGCAAGTCAACGGTATCATTGACTTGAATCCGAAGTTACATAATTCTGTTGGTGCCGTAAAGACATATATGGTTGACGATGAAGTTTGTTTGGAAGATTTCACTAAGTTGGTTAAATATTTTGTGGACTTTAGTGAGATTGATGCAGTTGCAACGTGCTCTTGTAGattatttgagatgaggggAATATTGTGTCGGCACATTTTGGCCGTGTTCAGGTGTAACGATATTAAATATTTGCCGGAAATGTAcattttagatcgatggagAAAGGATATTAAAAGGCGATACACTTTACTTAAAAGTAGCTATGACGAAGGGGAACAACGGCCAGATTCTAATAGATATTCAAGTCTGTTAAGTACCTGTTATCAGATGATTACCCATGCAGCGGGTTCGAGTAAGCATACTGAGGATGCGAGAGCTAAGTTACTCGCAATGATTGAGCTTTATCGTGCGAATGAAGAACCCCCATCGATGACTCAAGTTGGTTCCAATGTTGATAGTACGGCAAATGCCACTACGGTCGGTGGTGCTGGGGAAGTACACAGTCCACGTGTGGTTAAAGGAAAAGGCAGACCTCCATCTCTAAGAAGAGCATCCAGGATGGAGATAGAAATACGGAAAGCCAAAGCAAAGACAAAGAAATCACCAGCAAAGGGGAAGTGTAAAGATGTGCATATATACACCTATTAA
- the LOC122299037 gene encoding uncharacterized protein LOC122299037: protein MNAKLKEVQKQVTGMIDLNPKLLESDGALHIYRVEDEIRLEDFTKPVTHSVDFSTVDATAKCSCGLFEMRGILCRHIYAIFRSNEINFLPDKYILDRWRKDIKRRYTLIHSSYDAREQRADSNRYSKLLNICYQMITRAAGTKVHTEDAKSKLYAMIELYDANQEPPSMTKTGSNACSTAKDTNTGSGSGQVCSPHIVRRKGRPLSLRRASRMEIDIRKTKAKTKKTPSKGKRKERDGGDTQAMDTCRNLFGNTQMDMPNVEITRSQLRETVIQSQESIQSGLDRSQPLKYGMDGNDMDGSQGRE, encoded by the exons ATGAATGCAAAGTTAAAGGAAGTTCAAAAGCAAGTTACTGGCATGATCGATTTGAATCCAAAGTTACTTGAGAGTGATGGTGCATTACACATTTATAGGGTTGAAGATGAAATTCGTTTGGAAGATTTCACTAAGCCTGTGACACATTCTGTGGATTTCAGTACGGTAGATGCAACTGCAAAGTGTTCTTGTGGattatttgagatgaggggAATATTGTGTCGACACATTTACGCTATTTTTAGATCTAACGAGATAAATTTTTTGCcagataaatacattttagatcgatggagAAAGGATATTAAAAGACGATACACATTAATCCATAGTAGCTATGATGCAAGGGAACAGCGGGCAGATTCTAATAGATATTcaaaattattgaatatttgttaCCAAATGATTACTCGTGCAGCGGGTACTAAAGTGCATACTGAGGATGCAAAAAGTAAGTTATATGCAATGATTGAGTTGTATGATGCCAACCAAGAACCCCCATCGATGACCAAAACGGGTTCCAATGCATGTAGTACAGCAAAGGACACAAATACAGGAAGTGGTTCTGGTCAAGTATGCAGTCCACATATTGTGCGAAGGAAAGGCAGACCCCTCTCTTTGCGGAGAGCATCAAGGATGGAGATAGACATACGAAAAACTAAGGCGAAGACGAAGAAAACACCATCAAAAGGGAAACGTAAAGAG agagatggaggagatacACAAGCCATGGACACTTGCAGAAATTTATTTGGAAATACTCAGATGGATATGCCCAATGTTGAAATTACTAGATCCCAACTCCGAGAAACAGTGATTCagagtcaagaaagt aTACAGTCTGGGTTAGATAGATCACAACCGTTGAAGTATGGGATGGATGGAAATGACATGGATGGATCACAAGGCAGGGAATGA